A stretch of Stigmatopora argus isolate UIUO_Sarg chromosome 22, RoL_Sarg_1.0, whole genome shotgun sequence DNA encodes these proteins:
- the prdx4 gene encoding peroxiredoxin-4: MRNALLTKSNHRKCLMELSVHGNMQKEMFCVALLLFVTFSSSQADTHVKNAQCHNYAGGDVYPGEASRVPISDHSLHLSKAKISKPAPHWEGTAVINGEFKDVKLSDYIGKYLVFFFYPLDFTFVCPTEIIAFSDRVHEFRAINAEVVACSVDSQFTHLAWISTARKQGGLGPMNIPLLSDLTHQISKDYGVYLEDQGHTLRGLFIIDGKGVLRQITMNDLPVGRSVDETLRLVQAFQYTDKHGEVCPAGWKPGSDTIIPDPTGKLKYFDKQN, from the exons ATGCGCAATGCGCTCTTGACTAAGTCCAATCATAGGAAGTGCCTGATGGAACTCTCAGTTCACGGCAACATGCAGAAGGAGATGTTTTGTGTTGCTTTACTGCTCTTCGTTACATTTTCGTCGTCGCAAGCAGACACACATGTGAAGAATGCCCAGTGTCACAACTATGCGGGAGGAGACGTTTATCCTGGGGAGGCTTCCCGTGTACCCATCTCAGATCATTCCCTGCACCTCAGCAAAGCCAAGA TTTCAAAGCCTGCGCCACATTGGGAGGGAACAGCGGTCATTAATGGTGAATTCAAGGACGTGAAGTTGTCTGACTACATAGGCAAATACCTTGTCTTTTTCTTCTATCCTCTGGATTT cACGTTTGTCTGCCCAACTGAGATCATTGCCTTTAGTGATCGTGTACATGAGTTTAGGGCCATCAATGCAGAGGTGGTTGCTTGCTCAGTGGACTCCCAGTTCACCCACCTGGCCTG GATCAGTACAGCCAGGAAACAAGGTGGACTGGGACCAATGAACATCCCTCTTTTGTCTGATCTCACACACCAGATTTCCAAAGACTATGGAGTGTACCTGGAGGATCAGGGCCACACTCTGAG GGGACTCTTCATCATTGATGGTAAAGGTGTTCTGAGGCAGATTACCATGAACGATCTTCCAGTTGGACGATCTGTAGATGAGACGCTTCGGCTGGTTCAAGCATTCCAGTACACAGACAAACACGGAGAAG TGTGTCCAGCAGGATGGAAACCAGGCAGTGACACG ATCATTCCTGATCCCACAGGCAAGCTTAAGTATTTTGATAAACAGAACTGA
- the pdha1a gene encoding pyruvate dehydrogenase E1 subunit alpha 1a: MLSVLSNVLRTSAQKHGAAVVVSARTYGDFTTQATFEIKKCDIHKLEEGPATQVVMTRDEGLQYYRTMQTMRRMELKADQLYKQKIIRGFCHLYDGQEACAVGIEAAINLSDHLITAYRAHGYTLTRGGTVKQIMAELTGRRGGIAKGKGGSMHMYVKHFYGGNGIVGAQVPLGAGVALACNYLGNKQLCVCLYGDGAANQGQIFETYNMAALWKLPVIFICENNRYGMGTSVERAAASTDYFKRGDYIPGLRVDGMDILCVREATRFAADMCRAGKGPVLMELQTYRYHGHSMSDPGVSYRTREEIQEVRSKSDPISLLKDRMLSNNMASVEELKEIDVAVRKEIEDAAQFATTDPEPPLEELCNHIFHNNPPLEVRGTNPWTKLKSVS; encoded by the exons ATGCTGTCAGTTTTATCTAATGTACTGAGGACATCTGCTCAAAAACAT GGTGCTGCAGTTGTTGTGTCAGCAAGGACATACGGCGATTTCACAACTCAGGCTACTTTCGAAATAAAG AAATGCGACATCCACAAACTGGAAGAGGGTCCAGCCACCCAGGTGGTGATGACGCGCGACGAGGGTCTGCAGTATTATCGTACCATGCAGACGATGAGGCGGATGGAGCTGAAGGCCGATCAGCTGTACAAGCAAAAGATCATCAGGGGCTTCTGTCACTTGTATGACGGCCAG GAAGCCTGTGCTGTTGGAATCGAGGCAGCCATTAATTTGTCCGACCACCTGATCACGGCTTACCGCGCCCACGGCTACACTCTAAccaggggaggtactgtcaagCAGATCATGGCTGAGCTTACCG gtcgAAGAGGTGGTATTGCAAAGGGAAAAGGTGGTTCCATGCACATGTACGTTAAACATTTCTATGGCGGAAATGGCATTGTTGGAGCTCAG GTTCCATTGGGTGCTGGCGTAGCTCTGGCCTGTAACTATCTTGGCAATAAACAattgtgtgtttgtctttatgGTGATGGTGCTGCCAATCAG GGTCAAATTTTCGAGACGTACAACATGGCTGCACTTTGGAAGCTGCCCGTCATTTTCATCTGTGAGAACAACAGGTATGGCATGGGCACGTCGGTGGAACGAGCAGCAGCCAGCACGGACTACTTCAAGAGAGGAGATTACATCCCTGGTCTCAGG GTAGATGGAATGGATATCCTGTGTGTTCGGGAAGCAACTCGGTTTGCAGCTGATATGTGCCGAGCTGGGAAA GGCCCTGTTTTGATGGAACTTCAGACGTACCGCTATCACGGTCACAGCATGAGTGATCCTGGTGTGAG TTACCGCACACGTGAAGAGATCCAGGAAGTGCGCAGTAAGAGCGACCCCATCTCTTTGCTGAAAGACCGCATGCTAAGTAACAACATGGCCAGTGTGGAGGAGCTCAAG GAAATTGACGTCGCGGTGAGGAAGGAAATTGAAGATGCTGCTCAGTTTGCTACCACTGACCCTGAACCGCCACTGGAAGAACTGTGCAACCACATTTTTCATAACAATCCACCCTTGGAGGTGCGCGGAACCAACCCATGGACCAAGTTGAAGTCTGTCAGTTAA